In Actinomyces weissii, a genomic segment contains:
- a CDS encoding exonuclease domain-containing protein, whose product MSTDAPQTPTFPEWLEGPLLGFDTETTGVSPTSDRLVTVALVERGPLQDGGSRAQRTTTWLADPGVEIPPAATAIHGVTTERARTEGRPVAEVLQEVAERLCQAMAAGTPVVAFNAAFDLTLLESELARHGLPTLRARLGRELGPVVDPLVLDRAVDRWRKGKRTLGDLSAVYGVQVLDDLHTAEVDVEVTLDVLEAMAARHAALSRVRAEELVSWQARAHRTWAESFNRWLESKGRTPDVQLEWPLPANL is encoded by the coding sequence ATGAGCACTGACGCACCGCAGACCCCCACCTTCCCTGAGTGGCTGGAGGGCCCTCTGCTTGGCTTTGACACGGAGACCACCGGCGTCTCCCCCACCTCAGACCGCCTGGTAACGGTGGCGCTCGTGGAGCGCGGTCCGCTGCAGGACGGCGGCAGCCGGGCGCAGCGCACCACCACCTGGCTGGCGGACCCGGGGGTGGAGATCCCGCCAGCGGCCACGGCTATCCACGGGGTCACCACGGAGCGCGCCCGCACGGAGGGCCGCCCGGTGGCGGAGGTGCTGCAGGAGGTGGCAGAGCGCCTGTGCCAGGCCATGGCCGCGGGCACCCCGGTGGTGGCCTTCAACGCCGCTTTCGACCTGACCCTGCTGGAGTCGGAGCTGGCCCGGCACGGCCTGCCGACCCTGCGCGCCCGCCTGGGACGGGAGCTGGGGCCGGTGGTGGACCCGCTGGTGCTGGACCGGGCGGTGGACCGCTGGCGCAAGGGCAAGCGGACCTTGGGGGACCTTTCGGCGGTCTACGGCGTCCAGGTGCTGGACGACCTGCACACGGCGGAGGTGGATGTGGAGGTCACCCTAGACGTCCTGGAGGCCATGGCCGCCCGCCATGCAGCGCTGAGCCGGGTGCGGGCGGAGGAGCTGGTCTCCTGGCAGGCCCGGGCGCACCGCACCTGGGCGGAGTCCTTCAACCGCTGGCTGGAGTCCAAGGGCCGCACCCCGGACGTCCAGCTCGAGTGGCCCCTGCCCGCCAACCTTTAG
- a CDS encoding GuaB3 family IMP dehydrogenase-related protein, translating into MSGEIEIGRSKRARRAYSFDDIALVPARRTRDTEEVRVGWQLDAYHVDLPVMAAPADSVMSPENAIAVGRLGGIGVLDLEGLWTRYEDPSPALERIRQARPDQATRVLQEVYAAPVQPELITARLQQVRDAGVVVAGRLSPAQTQRHWRTVVEAGVELFVIRGSVVSAEHVSGSTEPLNLKRFTYELDVPVVVGGVTTYTAALHLMRSGAAAVLVGQGGGASSSVRQVLGLHMPMATAVSDVAAARRDFLDESGGRYVHVVADGSVGNSGDVVKAIACGADAVMLGAALARASDAPGGGYHWGAEARHPSLPRGYRSYVGTVGTMAEILTGPSDRADGTLNLMGALRRTLATTGYSDVKELQRVEVVLAPYEGTRPRS; encoded by the coding sequence ATGAGCGGTGAGATTGAGATCGGGCGCTCCAAGCGTGCCCGCCGGGCCTACTCCTTTGACGACATCGCGCTGGTGCCCGCCCGGCGCACCCGCGACACCGAGGAGGTGCGCGTGGGCTGGCAGCTGGACGCCTACCACGTGGACCTGCCGGTCATGGCCGCCCCTGCCGACTCCGTGATGAGCCCGGAGAACGCCATCGCCGTGGGACGCCTGGGCGGCATCGGGGTGCTGGACCTGGAGGGCCTGTGGACCCGCTACGAGGACCCGTCCCCCGCCCTGGAGCGGATCCGCCAGGCCCGCCCTGACCAGGCCACCCGCGTGCTCCAGGAGGTCTACGCCGCCCCGGTCCAGCCCGAGCTCATCACCGCCCGCCTGCAGCAGGTGCGCGACGCCGGGGTGGTGGTGGCCGGGCGCCTCAGCCCCGCCCAGACCCAGCGCCACTGGCGTACCGTGGTGGAGGCCGGGGTGGAGCTCTTCGTGATCCGAGGCTCCGTGGTCTCCGCCGAGCACGTCTCTGGCTCCACCGAGCCCCTGAACCTCAAGCGCTTCACCTACGAGCTGGACGTGCCCGTGGTGGTCGGCGGCGTGACCACCTACACCGCCGCCCTCCACCTCATGCGCTCCGGGGCGGCCGCCGTACTGGTGGGCCAGGGAGGGGGCGCCTCCTCCTCCGTCCGCCAGGTCCTGGGGCTCCACATGCCCATGGCCACCGCCGTCTCCGACGTCGCTGCCGCCCGCCGTGACTTCCTGGACGAGTCCGGGGGCCGCTACGTGCACGTGGTCGCTGACGGCTCCGTGGGCAACTCCGGCGACGTCGTCAAGGCCATCGCCTGCGGGGCTGACGCCGTCATGCTGGGCGCCGCCCTGGCCCGGGCCAGCGACGCCCCCGGCGGCGGCTACCACTGGGGCGCGGAGGCCCGCCACCCGAGTCTCCCGCGCGGCTACCGCTCCTACGTGGGCACGGTGGGGACCATGGCGGAGATCCTCACCGGCCCCTCCGACCGGGCCGACGGCACCCTGAACCTCATGGGAGCCCTGCGACGGACCCTGGCCACCACCGGCTACTCCGACGTCAAGGAGCTCCAGCGCGTGGAGGTGGTCCTGGCCCCCTATGAGGGCACCCGCCCCCGGAGCTGA
- a CDS encoding HPr family phosphocarrier protein: MAEVKATIASKVGLHARPAATFVKAVAEKGIKVTIAKEGGAPVDASSILGVMTLGAGFGDVVTLASEDEGSDKGLAELKDLLETDLDA, translated from the coding sequence ATGGCAGAGGTCAAGGCCACCATCGCCTCCAAGGTCGGGCTGCACGCCCGCCCCGCCGCCACCTTCGTCAAGGCTGTCGCCGAGAAGGGCATCAAGGTCACCATCGCCAAGGAGGGCGGTGCCCCTGTGGACGCCTCCTCCATCCTGGGGGTCATGACCCTGGGCGCAGGTTTCGGCGACGTCGTCACCCTCGCCTCCGAGGACGAGGGCAGTGACAAGGGCCTGGCCGAGCTCAAGGACCTCCTGGAGACCGACCTGGACGCCTGA
- a CDS encoding RNase H family protein has protein sequence MTIIAAADGSALGNPGPAGWAWYVDDSCWAAGGWPESTNNRGELTAVLELLRATAHTGQDLLIQADSQYVINSLTKWRHGWKKRGWRKADGKPVLNDDLMKELDQALVGREVRFEWVRGHVGHPLNEAADTRARAAATAYQRGTPVPAGPGWPQDAGAGRPGGASGQGAGPGQPTGTASLGERAGKPVVPGATAARRARLQAQQKLAQQQAQAVRQSQEETLF, from the coding sequence ATGACGATCATCGCCGCCGCAGACGGCTCCGCCCTCGGCAACCCGGGACCAGCAGGCTGGGCCTGGTACGTGGACGACTCCTGCTGGGCCGCCGGGGGCTGGCCCGAGTCCACCAACAACCGGGGCGAGCTCACCGCGGTCCTGGAGCTGCTGCGCGCCACCGCCCACACCGGCCAGGACCTGCTGATCCAGGCCGACTCCCAGTACGTCATCAACTCCCTGACCAAGTGGCGCCACGGCTGGAAGAAGCGGGGCTGGCGCAAGGCCGACGGCAAGCCGGTCCTCAACGACGACCTCATGAAGGAGCTGGACCAGGCCCTGGTGGGCCGCGAGGTACGCTTTGAGTGGGTGCGCGGGCACGTGGGACACCCGCTGAACGAGGCCGCCGACACACGGGCCCGGGCCGCCGCCACGGCCTACCAGCGCGGCACGCCGGTGCCAGCCGGACCAGGGTGGCCCCAGGACGCGGGAGCAGGCCGTCCTGGTGGAGCCTCCGGCCAGGGGGCAGGTCCTGGCCAGCCCACAGGCACAGCGTCTCTAGGCGAGCGTGCTGGAAAGCCGGTGGTGCCCGGGGCGACGGCGGCCCGCCGGGCCCGGCTACAGGCCCAGCAGAAGCTCGCCCAGCAGCAGGCCCAGGCCGTGCGGCAGTCCCAGGAGGAGACTCTCTTCTAG
- a CDS encoding acetate/propionate family kinase produces MSTRTVLVINSGSSSIKYQLVDPDSGERLASGLVERIGDSIGTITHKHGEEKTEITEPVPDHGFGLAEVLRLFEEKGPTLSEAHVVAVGHRVVQGGRYFSGPALVDDAVVAKIEELVPLGPLHNPAHLKGIEVARKLMAGIPQVVVFDTAFFQDLPEEAARYGLNREVADRYSIRRYGAHGTSHQYVSQEIAKRLGREDLKQIVLHLGNGASVSAVVNGHAVDTSMGLTPLEGLVMGGRTGDIDPAAVFHLVRVAGMTVDEIDHLFNRESGMKGLTGQQDMREVWKLIEAGDQQARDAMDVYLHRLVKYVGAYTAVMGGVDAITFTAGIGENDKRLRAELCERLAFLGITVDAAANAAPAGEPVTISTPESAVVVTVLPTNEELAIARQAVTLI; encoded by the coding sequence TTGAGCACACGTACCGTACTCGTCATCAACTCCGGCTCCTCCTCCATCAAGTACCAGCTGGTGGACCCCGACTCCGGTGAGCGTCTGGCCTCCGGCCTGGTGGAGCGCATCGGGGACAGCATCGGGACCATCACCCACAAGCACGGGGAGGAGAAGACCGAGATCACCGAGCCGGTCCCGGACCACGGCTTCGGCCTGGCCGAGGTGCTGCGGCTCTTCGAGGAGAAGGGCCCCACCCTCTCCGAGGCGCACGTGGTGGCCGTGGGCCACCGGGTCGTGCAGGGTGGCCGGTACTTCTCCGGCCCGGCCCTGGTGGACGACGCGGTCGTCGCCAAGATCGAGGAGCTGGTGCCCCTGGGCCCGCTGCACAACCCGGCCCACCTCAAGGGCATCGAGGTGGCCCGCAAGCTCATGGCCGGGATCCCGCAGGTGGTGGTCTTTGACACCGCCTTCTTCCAGGACCTGCCTGAGGAGGCGGCCCGCTACGGCCTGAACCGCGAGGTGGCGGACAGGTACTCCATCCGCCGCTACGGGGCGCACGGCACCAGCCACCAGTACGTCTCCCAGGAGATCGCCAAGCGTCTGGGCCGGGAGGACCTCAAGCAGATCGTCCTGCACCTGGGCAACGGGGCCTCCGTGTCCGCGGTGGTCAACGGGCACGCCGTGGACACCTCCATGGGGCTGACCCCCCTGGAGGGCCTGGTCATGGGCGGGCGCACCGGGGACATCGACCCGGCCGCCGTCTTCCACCTGGTGCGGGTGGCGGGCATGACCGTGGACGAGATCGACCACCTGTTCAACCGCGAGTCCGGTATGAAGGGCCTGACCGGCCAGCAGGACATGCGTGAGGTCTGGAAGCTGATCGAGGCCGGGGACCAGCAGGCCCGGGACGCTATGGACGTCTACCTGCACCGCCTGGTGAAGTACGTGGGCGCCTACACCGCCGTCATGGGTGGGGTGGACGCGATCACCTTCACCGCCGGGATCGGGGAGAACGACAAGCGTCTGCGGGCCGAGCTGTGCGAGCGCCTGGCCTTCCTGGGGATCACCGTCGACGCCGCCGCCAACGCGGCACCCGCCGGTGAGCCGGTGACCATCTCGACGCCGGAGTCCGCCGTGGTGGTCACGGTGCTGCCCACCAACGAGGAGCTGGCGATCGCCCGCCAGGCGGTCACCCTGATCTAA
- the pta gene encoding phosphate acetyltransferase — MSRVGTFRPFAAAPAAGVGVTWEAYYADPQEALTTVVDAFRTAAKETDVLVLDGTDGTAAPGTPELSLDAQVAANTGSPLVLVLDGSQEQATLEASARVSLAQVQEAHATVGAVLVLGGPGHTLSLEGVEVVTLPAGADLNESEALETLLGVVELPTSQVVTPLMFQAGLVDRARADRKTIVLPEPDDDRILQAADEILRRGIADLVLLGDETTVRARATELGLDISAARVVATNDPELLETYAAEFARLRAKKGVTLEQARQTVQDVSYFGTMMVHMGQADGMVSGAAHTTAHTILPSFQIIKTKPGTAIVSSVFLMLMEDRVWAFGDCAVNPNPTPEQLADIALSSAQTAQQFGVEPKVAMLSYSTGTSGTGPDVDAVVEATRLAREKAPELAIEGPIQFDASVDEAVAAKKLPGSAVAGHANVFVFPSLNAGNIGYKAVQRSSGAIAVGPVLQGLNKPVNDLSRGALVEDIINTVAITAVQAQG; from the coding sequence GTGTCCCGGGTAGGCACCTTCCGGCCCTTTGCCGCCGCCCCGGCTGCGGGCGTGGGCGTCACCTGGGAGGCCTACTACGCCGACCCGCAGGAGGCCCTGACCACCGTGGTAGACGCCTTCCGCACCGCCGCCAAGGAGACCGACGTCCTGGTCCTGGACGGCACCGACGGCACCGCCGCGCCCGGTACCCCCGAGCTGTCGCTGGACGCGCAGGTCGCCGCCAACACCGGCTCCCCCCTGGTGCTGGTACTGGACGGCAGCCAGGAGCAGGCGACCCTGGAGGCCAGCGCCCGCGTGTCCCTGGCCCAGGTCCAGGAGGCCCACGCCACCGTCGGGGCTGTGCTGGTGCTAGGAGGCCCCGGCCACACCCTGAGCCTGGAGGGCGTGGAGGTCGTGACACTGCCCGCCGGTGCCGACCTCAACGAGTCCGAGGCCCTGGAGACCCTGCTCGGTGTGGTCGAGCTGCCCACCAGCCAGGTGGTCACCCCCCTCATGTTCCAGGCCGGCCTGGTGGACCGGGCCCGCGCGGACCGCAAGACCATCGTGCTGCCCGAGCCCGACGACGACCGCATCCTGCAGGCCGCTGACGAGATCCTGCGCCGCGGCATCGCCGACCTGGTGCTGCTCGGGGACGAGACCACGGTGCGCGCCCGGGCCACCGAGCTGGGCCTGGACATCAGCGCCGCCCGGGTGGTGGCCACCAACGACCCCGAGCTGCTAGAGACCTACGCCGCCGAGTTCGCCCGCCTGCGTGCCAAGAAGGGCGTCACCCTGGAGCAGGCCCGCCAGACCGTCCAGGACGTGTCCTACTTCGGCACGATGATGGTGCACATGGGCCAGGCGGACGGCATGGTCTCAGGCGCGGCCCACACCACCGCCCACACAATCCTGCCCTCCTTCCAGATCATCAAGACCAAGCCGGGCACCGCTATCGTCTCCTCCGTGTTCCTGATGCTCATGGAGGACCGGGTCTGGGCCTTCGGCGACTGTGCCGTCAACCCCAACCCCACCCCGGAGCAGCTGGCGGACATCGCCCTGTCCTCCGCCCAGACCGCCCAGCAGTTCGGGGTGGAGCCCAAGGTGGCCATGCTGTCCTACTCCACCGGCACCTCCGGCACCGGCCCTGACGTGGACGCCGTCGTCGAGGCCACCCGCCTGGCCCGGGAGAAGGCCCCCGAGCTGGCCATTGAGGGCCCCATCCAGTTCGACGCCTCCGTGGACGAGGCCGTGGCCGCCAAGAAGCTGCCCGGCTCGGCGGTGGCCGGGCACGCCAACGTGTTCGTCTTCCCCTCCCTGAACGCCGGGAACATCGGCTACAAGGCAGTGCAGCGCTCCAGCGGCGCGATCGCCGTCGGCCCGGTCCTGCAGGGCCTGAACAAGCCGGTGAACGACCTCTCCCGCGGCGCCCTGGTGGAGGACATCATCAACACGGTGGCTATCACCGCCGTGCAGGCTCAGGGCTGA
- the iolG gene encoding inositol 2-dehydrogenase, with the protein MLNIAIIGAGRIGQVHAKTVASHPGARLVLVCDPVGDAAQNLATQYGARSCQEAEEVFADAEVDAVVVGSPTPLHIPHLLAAAKAGKAVLCEKPIALDMADVKAAQAELDAITTPVMFGFNRRFDPSFAAVHAAVQDGHIGALEQLTIISRDPAAPPVEYIKVSGGIFRDMTIHDFDMARFFLGEITQVHAVGQNLDPAIKATGDFDAAVVTLKAASGAVATIINNRHCASGYDQRLEASGSAGALFAENIRATTVRLSNAQVTDAQEPYLDFFLERYADAYRLELSAFIESVEQGRPTPTTTADAIAALALAEAATESARTGQPVQLD; encoded by the coding sequence ATGCTCAACATCGCCATTATCGGTGCGGGCCGTATCGGCCAGGTGCACGCCAAGACCGTCGCCAGCCACCCCGGCGCCCGGCTCGTGCTGGTGTGCGACCCCGTGGGCGACGCCGCCCAGAACCTGGCCACCCAGTACGGCGCCCGCTCCTGCCAGGAGGCGGAGGAGGTCTTCGCGGACGCGGAGGTTGACGCCGTGGTGGTGGGCTCCCCCACCCCGCTGCACATCCCCCACCTGTTGGCCGCAGCCAAGGCGGGCAAGGCGGTCCTGTGCGAGAAGCCGATCGCCCTGGACATGGCTGACGTCAAGGCCGCCCAGGCCGAGCTGGACGCCATAACCACCCCCGTGATGTTCGGCTTCAACCGGCGCTTCGACCCCTCCTTCGCCGCGGTGCACGCGGCGGTGCAGGACGGGCACATCGGCGCCCTGGAGCAGCTGACGATCATCTCCCGGGACCCGGCCGCCCCACCGGTGGAGTACATCAAGGTCTCCGGCGGGATCTTCCGGGACATGACCATCCACGACTTCGACATGGCCCGCTTCTTCCTGGGGGAGATCACGCAGGTGCACGCCGTGGGCCAGAACCTGGACCCGGCTATCAAGGCCACCGGTGACTTTGACGCCGCCGTCGTCACCCTCAAGGCCGCCAGCGGGGCGGTGGCCACGATCATCAACAACCGGCACTGCGCCTCCGGCTACGACCAGCGGCTGGAGGCCTCCGGATCGGCGGGGGCCCTGTTCGCGGAGAACATCCGGGCCACCACCGTGCGGCTGTCCAACGCCCAGGTCACCGACGCCCAGGAGCCCTACCTGGACTTCTTCCTGGAGCGCTACGCCGACGCCTACCGCCTGGAGCTGTCCGCCTTCATCGAGTCGGTGGAGCAGGGACGGCCCACGCCCACCACGACGGCGGACGCCATCGCCGCCCTGGCCCTGGCGGAGGCGGCCACCGAGTCGGCCCGCACCGGCCAGCCGGTCCAGCTGGACTGA
- a CDS encoding transaldolase family protein, with protein sequence MSIEYTPGPLLEASRTTPTALWNDSADPDELRQSIAYGGVGATCNPAIAFTCINQKKERWLQRIAELAEEMPEATESEIGWQVVRELSIEGARLYEGIFEEHKGRNGRLSVQTDPRLARSAQALADQAEEFSRLAPNIVVKIPATKTGIAAIEDATYRGVSVNVTVSFTVAQVLAAGEAIERGLKRREAEGKDVSTMGPVITLMGGRLDDWIKIVAKRDQMFLDPGHLEWAGVAAMKRAYHELQARGVRARLLSAAFRNVMHWSELVGGDLVISPPFKWQKLINDSGYKVVPRIDVPVAPEIMRTLESIPEFRRAYEPEGLSVEEFDTFGGTVRTLRGFLQADADLDALVRDVIMPQP encoded by the coding sequence ATGAGCATCGAGTACACCCCCGGCCCCCTCCTTGAGGCCTCACGCACCACCCCCACCGCCCTGTGGAACGACTCGGCCGACCCTGACGAGCTGCGCCAGTCCATCGCCTACGGCGGCGTGGGCGCCACCTGCAACCCGGCTATCGCCTTCACCTGCATCAACCAGAAGAAGGAGCGCTGGCTGCAGCGTATCGCCGAGCTGGCTGAGGAGATGCCGGAGGCCACCGAGTCCGAGATCGGCTGGCAGGTGGTGCGCGAGCTTTCCATCGAGGGTGCCAGGCTCTACGAGGGCATCTTCGAGGAGCACAAGGGCCGCAACGGGAGGCTCTCCGTGCAGACCGACCCGCGCCTGGCCCGCAGCGCCCAGGCCCTGGCGGACCAGGCCGAGGAGTTCTCCCGCCTGGCCCCCAACATCGTCGTCAAGATCCCTGCCACCAAGACGGGTATCGCCGCCATCGAGGACGCCACCTACCGGGGCGTGTCCGTGAACGTGACGGTCTCCTTCACCGTGGCGCAGGTGCTGGCTGCCGGGGAGGCCATTGAGCGCGGCCTCAAGCGGCGCGAGGCTGAGGGCAAGGACGTGTCCACCATGGGCCCGGTCATCACCCTCATGGGCGGACGCCTGGACGACTGGATCAAGATCGTCGCCAAGCGCGACCAGATGTTCCTGGACCCCGGACACCTGGAGTGGGCCGGCGTGGCCGCCATGAAGCGCGCCTACCACGAGCTGCAGGCCCGTGGCGTGCGGGCCCGCCTGCTGTCCGCCGCCTTCCGCAACGTCATGCACTGGTCCGAGCTGGTCGGCGGCGACCTGGTGATCTCCCCGCCCTTCAAGTGGCAGAAGCTCATCAACGACTCCGGCTACAAGGTGGTGCCGCGCATCGACGTGCCTGTGGCCCCGGAGATCATGCGGACCCTGGAGTCGATCCCCGAGTTCCGCCGCGCCTACGAGCCCGAGGGCCTCAGCGTGGAGGAGTTCGACACCTTCGGGGGCACCGTGCGCACCCTGCGGGGCTTCCTCCAGGCCGACGCCGACCTGGACGCCCTGGTACGCGACGTCATCATGCCCCAGCCCTGA
- a CDS encoding GntR family transcriptional regulator translates to MASNAPAPEPHTQEPGPFQPELSIDRGSSTPLHQQISEPLAALILAGTLKAGTRIEDEVSMARRLHVSRPTTRQALQSLADRGLVSRRRGAGTVVTSPHVHRPMQLSSLLSDLTDAGHQVSTQLLSYEERPATAEEAAQLETEPGTLIVSLKRLRLADGEPIALMHNLLPADLAPTEAELEQQGLYDLLRERGTVPHTATQVIGARNATKKEAEALSEQRRTALLTARRTSYDAAGRAIEFGSHIYRAARYSFETTLFSG, encoded by the coding sequence ATGGCAAGTAACGCCCCCGCCCCGGAGCCGCACACGCAGGAGCCCGGCCCTTTCCAGCCCGAGCTCTCCATAGACCGTGGTTCCAGCACCCCGCTGCACCAGCAGATCTCTGAGCCGCTGGCCGCGCTTATCCTGGCGGGCACCCTCAAGGCCGGCACCCGCATAGAGGACGAGGTCTCCATGGCCCGGCGGCTGCACGTCTCCCGCCCGACCACCCGCCAGGCGCTGCAGAGCCTGGCTGACCGGGGGCTGGTCTCGCGCCGTCGTGGCGCGGGCACCGTGGTCACCTCCCCGCACGTGCACCGGCCTATGCAGCTGTCCAGCCTGCTGTCTGACCTGACCGACGCCGGGCACCAGGTCTCCACACAGCTCCTCTCCTACGAGGAGCGTCCGGCCACGGCGGAGGAGGCCGCCCAGCTGGAGACCGAGCCGGGCACCCTGATCGTCTCGCTCAAGCGCCTGCGCCTGGCCGACGGCGAGCCCATCGCCTTGATGCACAACCTGCTGCCCGCCGACCTGGCACCCACCGAGGCCGAGCTGGAGCAGCAGGGCCTGTACGACCTGCTGCGGGAGCGCGGCACGGTGCCGCATACCGCCACGCAGGTGATCGGGGCGCGCAACGCCACCAAGAAGGAGGCGGAGGCCCTGTCCGAGCAGCGCCGGACCGCCCTGCTGACCGCCCGGCGCACCTCCTACGACGCCGCCGGGCGGGCGATCGAGTTCGGCTCGCACATCTACCGGGCCGCCCGCTACTCCTTCGAGACCACGTTGTTCTCCGGCTAA
- the iolC gene encoding 5-dehydro-2-deoxygluconokinase yields the protein MTGTVAPLDVLTIGRCGIDVYPLQTGVGLEDVSTFGKFLGGSPTNVAVAAARYRHRAAVVTGVGDDPFGRFVCREMRQLGVYDDYVVTKPDFSTPLTFCEIFPPDSFPLYFYREPSAPDLELTADDLPLEAVKEARIFWISATGLSKEPSRATHHLALDARARKQFTILDLDYRVNFWDSEVQAHRYVQEVLPKVNVAIGNREECRVAVGESDPERAADALLEAGAELAIVKQGMRGTLAKTRTERIAMPVTPVKTLNGLGAGDAFGGAVCHGLLSGWSLEKTIFAASTAGAIVASRLECSTAMPTEPELLAEMRRFREQCAPGVKDL from the coding sequence GTGACCGGCACCGTCGCGCCGCTGGACGTCCTGACTATAGGACGCTGCGGGATAGACGTGTACCCCTTGCAGACCGGGGTGGGACTGGAGGACGTGTCCACCTTCGGCAAGTTCCTGGGCGGCAGCCCCACCAACGTGGCCGTGGCCGCGGCCCGCTACCGGCACCGCGCCGCCGTCGTCACCGGGGTAGGGGACGACCCCTTCGGGCGCTTCGTCTGCCGGGAGATGCGCCAGCTCGGCGTCTACGACGACTACGTGGTCACCAAGCCCGACTTCAGCACCCCGCTGACCTTCTGCGAGATCTTCCCCCCGGACAGCTTTCCCCTGTACTTCTACCGGGAGCCCTCCGCACCGGACCTGGAGCTGACGGCGGACGACCTGCCGCTGGAGGCCGTCAAGGAGGCCCGTATCTTCTGGATCTCCGCCACCGGGCTCAGCAAGGAGCCCTCCCGCGCCACCCACCACCTGGCCCTGGACGCCCGCGCCCGCAAGCAGTTCACGATCCTGGACCTGGACTACCGCGTCAACTTCTGGGACAGCGAGGTCCAGGCACACCGCTACGTCCAGGAGGTCCTGCCCAAGGTCAACGTGGCCATCGGCAACCGGGAGGAGTGCCGCGTGGCCGTGGGGGAGTCGGACCCGGAGCGGGCCGCCGACGCCCTGCTGGAGGCCGGGGCGGAGCTGGCGATCGTCAAGCAGGGCATGCGTGGCACCCTGGCCAAGACCCGCACCGAGCGCATCGCCATGCCGGTCACCCCCGTGAAGACCCTCAACGGGCTGGGGGCGGGGGACGCCTTCGGGGGCGCCGTCTGCCACGGCCTGCTCTCGGGCTGGTCCCTGGAGAAGACCATTTTCGCGGCCTCCACCGCGGGCGCGATCGTGGCCTCCCGCCTGGAGTGCTCCACCGCCATGCCCACCGAGCCGGAGTTGCTGGCGGAGATGCGGCGCTTCCGGGAGCAGTGCGCTCCCGGGGTGAAGGACCTGTGA
- a CDS encoding Cgl0159 family (beta/alpha)8-fold protein: MSSRSLTEQLCRLRAREPGRVAQALAQRPPSPPVTELERLLVIACDHPARGALAAGGSPLAMGAREELLRRCVTALSRPGVNGFLGSADLVEDLTLLGALDGKAVFGSMNRGGLAGACFELDDRMTGYDAAGVAASRLDGGKMLLRLGYDDARTADTLQACAQAVDALAERGLIAMVEPFVSRRWDGRVVNDLNPDAVITSVCVASGLGRTSAYTWLKIPLVEDMERVVGASTLPTLVLGGAVRADAEAARQGWSRALALPNVRGLVIGRSLLFPPDDDVAGAVDKTVGLLS, translated from the coding sequence GTGTCCTCCCGTTCCCTGACCGAGCAGCTGTGCCGGCTGCGCGCCCGCGAGCCGGGGCGGGTGGCCCAGGCCCTGGCGCAGCGCCCGCCCAGCCCGCCCGTGACCGAGCTGGAGCGCCTGCTGGTGATCGCCTGCGACCACCCCGCCCGCGGGGCCCTGGCCGCTGGCGGCTCACCCCTGGCCATGGGCGCGCGCGAGGAGCTGCTGCGCCGCTGCGTGACGGCCCTGTCGCGCCCCGGCGTCAACGGCTTCCTGGGATCCGCGGACCTGGTGGAGGACCTGACCCTGCTCGGCGCCCTGGACGGCAAGGCCGTGTTCGGCTCCATGAACCGGGGCGGGCTGGCCGGAGCCTGCTTCGAGCTGGACGACCGCATGACCGGCTACGACGCCGCCGGTGTGGCCGCCTCCCGCCTGGACGGCGGCAAGATGCTGCTGCGCCTGGGCTACGACGACGCCCGCACCGCCGACACCCTCCAGGCCTGCGCCCAGGCGGTCGACGCGCTGGCCGAGCGGGGGCTGATCGCCATGGTGGAGCCCTTCGTGTCCCGGCGCTGGGACGGCCGGGTGGTAAACGACCTCAACCCCGACGCCGTCATCACCTCCGTCTGCGTGGCCTCCGGCCTGGGGCGCACCAGCGCCTACACCTGGCTGAAGATCCCCCTGGTGGAGGACATGGAGCGCGTAGTCGGGGCCTCCACGCTGCCCACCCTGGTGCTCGGGGGCGCCGTACGCGCCGACGCCGAGGCTGCCAGGCAGGGCTGGTCCAGGGCCCTGGCCCTGCCCAATGTCCGGGGGCTGGTGATCGGCCGCTCCCTCCTCTTCCCGCCCGACGACGACGTCGCCGGGGCCGTTGACAAGACAGTAGGACTGCTCTCATGA